The Pedobacter roseus genome contains a region encoding:
- a CDS encoding DEAD/DEAH box helicase, translating to MYNSITEENIRSIPRVGNIDISRLPQELTKIYAEIISVRNNLSLINQTDGSFLESTNMLRTLANNLETLVVNVPEIESKRAVAFVAATARYLLLQIRDYTDLDASVTEFDRDQIPEAISSMVLFLIGNSPADAAEVSRFAMQASIHDDIASVLMKAIIHLAKGEMQHIVNLTVSQKAYGADDLEQEAIDYLWECLLDGVKDLARELLEPEYVNDNTAFFEKVIQLAVFIPGYRELYNNDSLYAGPYHLAKLLNILSNDLLLRGIVKVPPPIDTDPELWTAFLARIAGERPYLWENHFDAVKTNFLNPGCSAVLTFPTGAGKSTLAELKIASTLLAGKRIIYLVPTHALEDQANSNLLRIFEGLIPENLMEFDLEYTDVEEGQLPKIAVMTPEKCLTLISVNADDFEDVGLVIFDEFHLLHGREEKKDRRSIDAMFCLLRLFAEAPQADYLLISAMVENGPEIARWVASVTGRECVVFDSSWKPTRQLHSCLMYQEKELSELHAFLKKSQKESTNASPGAIVKRALTASPFTFFSLRNKWDSKSSEDYYINSILANKISLSANAQWNLTSNRNEVAAEFAVYFAGQGIKTLVFVDDPKIAKSTSRKISAKLADAPFIVSDLRNRYPQLFEALESELGDIGFSFISSGRTAVHHGNLLPIERRLNEIYFKRPDGINVVVATATLAQGINLPAEVVIMAGDDRFDEDSGYRETIDPQEILNAAGRAGRAGSSAQGMVLLIPGQIVQFKENTLSSKWWELREKVFSNSDQCLVISDPLTGLLDKLATSSQELSAEQKNVIFRLSLVPDTETSINTIFQKSFGRYKAIQANQEQSYDQKVQRLVEIKTEIEGEVMNKDWVRRVSLKMGLEPQFVIQIGNFVDDTGIDVLAEFSLEEIIVLVMNWLCEEQGRIFRFFTGTAIYGQLAKALDIPVTHADQEKIFEKLTAIEPILLAYIQGENYVSIQNLITSRAEDNLDRARNFCLKLVPNISFIFGVIALVIREQTIDNEGSAKDIPYILRALASLIREGLNSEQKLRHKVQYPYLLRTQIHELFL from the coding sequence ATGTACAATTCTATAACTGAAGAAAATATCAGGTCCATCCCAAGGGTGGGTAACATAGATATCTCCAGGTTGCCCCAGGAGCTAACTAAAATTTATGCAGAAATCATTTCTGTAAGGAATAATTTATCCCTGATAAATCAAACAGACGGTTCATTTTTGGAAAGCACTAATATGCTTCGGACTCTGGCGAATAATTTAGAAACACTTGTAGTCAATGTCCCGGAAATTGAAAGCAAAAGGGCGGTAGCATTCGTCGCTGCCACGGCAAGATATTTATTGCTGCAGATCCGTGATTACACCGATTTGGACGCCAGCGTCACGGAATTCGATCGGGACCAGATTCCTGAAGCGATTTCCTCTATGGTACTGTTCCTTATCGGAAACAGTCCGGCCGATGCAGCAGAGGTCTCACGGTTTGCGATGCAGGCGTCCATCCATGATGACATAGCCTCTGTTCTGATGAAGGCAATTATACATCTGGCCAAGGGTGAAATGCAACATATTGTAAACCTGACCGTTTCCCAGAAGGCCTACGGTGCGGACGATCTGGAGCAGGAAGCAATAGACTATCTCTGGGAATGCCTGCTTGATGGGGTAAAAGATCTGGCAAGAGAACTCTTGGAGCCCGAATATGTGAATGATAATACTGCTTTTTTTGAAAAGGTGATCCAGCTGGCCGTGTTTATACCGGGTTATCGGGAATTGTACAACAATGACAGTTTATATGCCGGACCATATCATTTGGCAAAACTTCTAAATATTCTGAGCAATGATCTTTTACTCAGGGGTATAGTGAAAGTTCCTCCGCCGATTGACACCGATCCGGAACTCTGGACTGCATTTCTTGCCCGAATTGCAGGAGAAAGACCCTATTTATGGGAGAACCACTTCGATGCAGTAAAAACCAATTTTCTCAATCCAGGTTGTTCAGCGGTACTGACCTTTCCAACCGGTGCGGGCAAAAGTACCCTTGCTGAACTGAAAATCGCATCGACTCTGCTCGCTGGGAAGCGCATTATTTATCTGGTGCCCACCCATGCGCTCGAAGATCAGGCTAACAGTAACCTATTGAGAATATTTGAGGGACTTATCCCAGAGAATCTCATGGAATTTGATCTTGAATATACAGATGTTGAGGAGGGCCAGTTACCGAAAATCGCCGTCATGACACCTGAAAAATGTTTGACACTTATTAGCGTGAACGCCGACGATTTTGAAGATGTAGGCCTGGTCATTTTTGATGAATTCCATCTTCTGCACGGGCGCGAGGAAAAAAAGGATAGAAGAAGCATTGATGCCATGTTCTGTTTGCTGAGGCTTTTTGCCGAAGCTCCGCAGGCGGACTACCTGCTAATATCTGCAATGGTGGAGAACGGACCGGAAATCGCAAGATGGGTCGCCTCTGTTACAGGCAGAGAGTGTGTGGTATTCGACTCCTCATGGAAACCGACCCGTCAGCTGCACAGTTGTTTGATGTACCAAGAAAAGGAACTTTCTGAACTTCATGCATTTCTGAAGAAGTCCCAGAAGGAAAGTACCAATGCCAGCCCAGGTGCGATTGTTAAAAGAGCTTTAACAGCGAGCCCCTTCACATTTTTCAGTCTGAGAAATAAATGGGACTCAAAATCTAGTGAAGATTATTATATTAACAGCATTTTAGCCAACAAGATCTCCTTGAGCGCAAATGCTCAATGGAACTTAACAAGCAACCGCAATGAAGTAGCCGCAGAATTTGCGGTCTATTTTGCTGGTCAGGGGATCAAGACTCTGGTATTTGTGGATGATCCGAAAATTGCAAAAAGTACCTCCAGAAAGATATCGGCGAAGCTGGCGGATGCGCCATTTATAGTATCCGATCTGAGAAACCGTTATCCCCAGCTTTTTGAGGCTCTGGAATCGGAACTGGGGGATATCGGCTTTTCCTTCATCTCCAGCGGTAGGACAGCTGTGCACCATGGTAATCTGTTACCCATTGAGCGCAGACTCAATGAGATCTATTTTAAACGTCCGGACGGAATCAATGTTGTTGTCGCAACCGCAACATTAGCACAGGGAATTAACCTTCCAGCTGAAGTTGTGATCATGGCCGGAGATGACCGTTTTGACGAAGATTCGGGATACCGCGAAACGATCGACCCCCAGGAAATCCTCAACGCGGCAGGACGTGCGGGCAGGGCGGGATCATCCGCTCAGGGCATGGTACTGCTTATACCCGGGCAGATTGTTCAGTTCAAGGAAAATACCCTTTCCTCCAAATGGTGGGAGCTCAGGGAAAAGGTATTCTCCAACAGTGACCAGTGTTTGGTTATCAGCGATCCCTTGACCGGCCTTTTGGATAAGCTGGCCACAAGCAGTCAGGAGTTAAGTGCAGAACAGAAAAATGTTATATTCAGGCTTAGCCTGGTCCCGGATACAGAAACCTCGATCAATACAATATTTCAAAAGTCCTTTGGCCGATACAAGGCAATACAAGCAAACCAGGAGCAATCCTATGATCAAAAGGTTCAGCGGCTGGTCGAGATTAAAACAGAAATCGAAGGCGAGGTAATGAACAAAGACTGGGTCCGTCGCGTGAGTTTAAAAATGGGACTCGAGCCACAATTTGTGATCCAGATTGGTAATTTTGTAGACGATACCGGAATAGATGTGTTAGCGGAATTTTCCCTGGAAGAAATCATTGTTCTGGTAATGAACTGGCTCTGTGAAGAGCAGGGGCGTATATTTCGGTTTTTTACAGGTACTGCCATTTATGGGCAACTGGCAAAAGCGCTCGATATTCCGGTCACGCATGCCGATCAGGAAAAAATTTTTGAAAAGCTTACCGCTATAGAGCCTATTTTACTGGCTTATATTCAAGGTGAAAATTATGTTTCCATACAGAACTTGATCACCTCAAGGGCAGAGGACAATCTAGACAGGGCACGCAACTTTTGCCTCAAACTTGTTCCAAATATCAGCTTTATTTTTGGAGTGATAGCGCTGGTGATCAGAGAGCAGACAATTGACAATGAGGGTTCTGCAAAGGATATCCCGTATATATTGCGTGCACTGGCAAGCTTAATTCGGGAAGGACTCAATTCAGAGCAAAAACTTAGGCATAAAGTCCAATATCCCTATCTATTAAGAACCCAGATACATGAACTATTCCTGTGA